A genomic window from Camelina sativa cultivar DH55 chromosome 2, Cs, whole genome shotgun sequence includes:
- the LOC104717926 gene encoding disease resistance protein RPS4-like, giving the protein MEPSPPPSSSSSSAEFDVFLSFRGFDTRNNFTGHLQKALRLRGIDSFIDDRLRRGDDITALFDRIERSKIAIIVLSANYANSAWCLRELVKILDCRNRNQQLVVPIFYKVDKSDVEKQKKSFAVPFKLPELTFPGVTPEEISSWKAALASASNISGYVVKEISTSEAKLVDEIAVDTFKKLNDLAPSGNEGLVGVESRLKNLEKLLSWEDLDSVHVIGIVGMVGIGKTTLADCLYGRMRGHFDGSCFLTNIRENSGRSGLESLLQKLFSTVLNDRDLEIGAPGNAHERFERRLKSKRLLIVLDDVNDEKQIKYLMGHCKWYQGGSRIIITTRDCKLVETIKGRKYVLPKLNDREALKLFSLNAFNDSCPSKGFECLTNMVLDYAKGHPLALKVLGSDLCERDNLYWEAKLDRLKSRSHGDIYEVLETSYEELSVEQKNIFLDIACFFRSENVDYVTSLLTSHCVDVSGVIKDLVDKCLITLSGNRIEMHDMLQTMGKEISLKAETIGIRDFRWLSRHGNQCQWHIRLWDSEDICDLLTKGLGTDKIRGIFLDTSKLRAMRLSAKAFKGMCNLKYLKIYDSHCSRGCEAEIKLHLRKGLDFLPSELTYLHWHGYPLQSFPFDFDPKNLVDLKLPHSQLEEIWDDEKDAGNLKWVDLSHSLNLRQCLGLASAQNLQRLNLEGCTGLKKLPSSMNCLEKLIYLNLRDCTSLRCLPKGIKTQSLQTLILSGCSSLKKFPLISENVEVLLLDGTAIKSLPESVESLRKLALLNLKNCKKLKHLSSDLYKLKRLQELILSGCSQLVVFPEIKEDMESLEILLLDDTAITEMPKMMHLSNIKTFSLCGTSTQVSVSMFFMPPTSGCSRLTDLYLSRCSLYKLPGNIGGLSSLQSLCLSGNNIENLPESFNQLHNLKWFDLKFCKMLKSLPVLPHNLQYLDAHECESLETLVNPLTSLTVGERIHSMFIFSNCYKLNQDAQESLMGHARIKSQLMANASAKRYYRGFIPEPLVGICYAATEIPSWFCYQRLGRSLEIPLPPHWCDTNFVGLALSVVVSFKDYEDSAKRFSVKCCGKFENQDGSFTSFDFTLAGWNEPCGSLSHEPRKLTSDHVFMGYNSCFHVKNLHGEGNNCCYTKASFEFYVTDDETRKKIEACEVIKCGMSLVYVHEDDDCMLLKKTNLVQPILKTEPSCSYDLDDVRPKRGQCQFGGCDETPNCKRTKEEKILA; this is encoded by the exons ATGGAaccatctcctcctccttcttcttcttcctcttcagcaGAGTTCGATGTGTTTCTCAGTTTCAGAGGCTTCGACACTCGCAACAACTTCACCGGCCATCTCCAAAAAGCTCTCCGCTTAAGAGGAATCGATTCCTTTATCGACGACAGGCTCCGTCGAGGCGACGATATCACCGCGCTTTTCGATAGAATTGAGAGATCCAAGATCGCGATCATCGTCTTATCCGCGAATTACGCGAACTCCGCGTGGTGCCTCCGTGAGCTAGTGAAGATCCTCGATTGCAGAAACAGAAACCAGCAGCTTGTTGTACCGATCTTCTACAAAGTTGACAAATCCGACGtcgagaagcagaagaagagttTCGCTGTGCCGTTTAAGTTACCGGAATTGACTTTTCCCGGAGTTACGCCTGAAGAGATCTCGTCGTGGAAAGCTGCTCTTGCCTCAGCATCCAACATTTCCGGTTATGTTGTCAAGGAGATTAG CACGTCTGAGGCCAAACTTGTGGATGAGATAGCCGTTGACACATTCAAGAAGCTGAATGATTTGGCTCCGAGTGGGAACGAAGGTCTCGTGGGGGTAGAGTCTCGTCTAAAGAATCTTGAAAAGCTGTTGTCATGGGAGGATTTGGATTCTGTTCATGTAATAGGCATTGTTGGAATGGTTGGGATTGGGAAAACGACTCTTGCAGATTGTTTGTATGGACGTATGCGTGGTCACTTCGACGGTAGCTGCTTTCTTACGAACATACGCGAAAATTCAGGTAGAAGCGGGTTAGAATCTTTGCTGCAGAAACTGTTTTCCACTGTGTTAAATGATAGAGATTTGGAGATTGGAGCTCCTGGAAATGCACATGAGAGGTTTGAGCGCCGGCTTAAGAGCAAAAGGCTGCTTATTGTGCTTGATGATGTGAATGATGAAAAGCAGATCAAGTATCTTATGGGACACTGCAAATGGTATCAAGGAGGAAGTAGAATTATCATTACTACTAGAGACTGTAAACTGGTGGAGACGATCAAAGGCCGCAAATATGTGCTCCCGAAATTGAATGATAGAGAAGCCTTGAAGCTCTTTAGCTTGAATGCGTTTAATGACTCTTGCCCTTCGAAAGGGTTTGAGTGTTTGACAAATATGGTTCTAGATTACGCTAAAGGTCACCCTTTGGCTCTCAAGGTATTAGGATCTGATCTTTGCGAGAGGGATAATTTGTATTGGGAAGCTAAATTGGATAGACTGAAGAGTAGATCACATGGAGATATTTATGAAGTTTTGGAAACAAGCTATGAGGAGCTTAGCGTTGAGCAGAAGAATATATTTCTGGATATTGCATGTTTCTTTAGATCAGAGAATGTGGATTACGTGACAAGCCTTCTCACCAGTCATTGTGTGGATGTGTCTGGCGTGATTAAGGATCTTGTTGACAAATGTCTGATTACTCTTTCTGGTAATCGCATCGAGATGCATGACATGTTGCAGACGATGGGGAAAGAGATTAGTTTAAAAGCAGAAACAATTGGAATAAGAGACTTTAGGTGGCTATCACGACATGGTAACCAGTGTCAGTGGCATATCAGACTATGGGACAGTGAAGATATTTGTGACTTGCTAACCAAAGGCCTG GGAACTGACAAGATAAGAGGGATTTTTCTAGACACATCAAAACTAAGAGCCATGCGTCTAAGTGCCAAAGCTTTCAAAGGGATGTGCAATCTCAAATACTTGAAAATTTATGATTCTCATTGTTCTCGTGGATGTGAAGCAGAAATTAAACTGCACTTGCGAAAGGGGCTTGATTTCCTTCCTAGTGAGCTTACATATCTACATTGGCATGGTTACCCGCTACAGAGTTTTCCATTTGACTTTGACCCGAAGAACCTTGTAGATCTTAAATTGCCACATAGCCAATTAGAAGAAATTTGGGATGATGAAAAg GATGCTGGAAATCTCAAGTGGGTCGACCTTAGTCACTCCCTGAATTTACGTCAGTGTTTGGGTTTGGCTAGTGCTCAGAATCTTCAAAGGTTGAATCTGGAAGGATGTACAGGTTTGAAAAAGTTGCCATCGTCAATGAATTGTTTGGAGAAGCTTATATACTTGAATCTCAGGGATTGCACAAGCCTTAGATGTCTTCCAAAAGGAATCAAAACACAATCCTTGCAAACTCTTATTCTCAGTGGCTGCTCCAGCTTAAAGAAATTCCCATTGATATCGGAAAATGTTGAAGTTCTACTTTTAGATGGCACTGCTATAAAGAGCCTTCCCGAATCCGTTGAAAGCTTGAGAAAGCTTGCCTTGCTGAATCTGAAAAACTGCAAAAAGCTAAAGCATCTTTCTTCTGATCTTTATAAGCTGAAACGTCTTCAAGAGCTAATACTCTCAGGTTGCTCACAACTAGTGGTATTTCCGGAAATTAAGGAAGACATGGAATCTTTGGAGATTTTACTTCTTGATGATACAGCCATCACTGAGATGCCAAAGATGATGCATTTGAGCAATATCAAGACATTTTCACTATGTGGAACAAGCACTCAAGTTTCTGTTAGTATGTTCTTCATGCCACCTACATCGGGCTGCTCTCGGTTAACAGATCTTTACCTCTCAAGATGCAGTCTGTACAAACTCCCAGGTAATATAGGTGGTCTATCCTCATTGCAGTCTTTATGCTTAAGCGGAAACAACATCGAGAATCTTCCAGAAAGCTTCAACCAACTTCACAATCTGAAATGGTTTGATCTTAAGTTTTGCAAAATGCTCAAGTCTCTACCAGTACTCCCACACAACCTGCAGTATCTGGATGCACATGAATGCGAGTCACTTGAAACTTTGGTTAATCCATTGACCTCTTTGACTGTTGGAGAGAGGATCCATTCTATGTTCATCTTTAGCAACTGTTACAAACTGAACCAAGACGCACAAGAGAGTCTCATGGGTCATGCTCGAATCAAAAGTCAGTTGATGGCTAATGCTTCTGCAAAACGCTATTATCGG GGTTTCATTCCAGAGCCGTTGGTGGGAATCTGTTATGCAGCGACAGAAATACCTAGCTGGTTCTGCTACCAAAGACTTGGACGTTCACTAGAAATCCCATTGCCTCCACACTGGTGTGACACTAACTTTGTTGGGCTTGCGTTATCTGTAGTTGTCTCATTCAAGGACTATGAAGACAGTGCTAAACGTTTCTCGGTAAAGTGTTGTGGCAAATTCGAGAACCAAGACGGTTCCTTCACAAGTTTTGATTTCACTCTCGCAGGCTGGAACGAACCGTGTGGTTCACTTAGCCACGAACCAAGAAAGCTCACTTCTGACCACGTTTTCATGGGATACAACAGTTGCTTCCACGTCAAGAATCTCCATGGAGAGGGTAACAATTGTTGCTACACAAAGGCTTCGTTCGAATTCTATGTGACGGATGAtgaaacaaggaagaagatagAAGCTTGTGAAGTTATAAAATGTGGGATGAGTTTAGTGTAtgttcatgaagatgatgattgtaTGTTGCTGAAGAAGACAAATCTGGTTCAGCCGATTTTGAAGACCGAACCAAGTTGTTCATACGATCTTGATGATGTTAGACCCAAGAGAGGACAGTGCCAGTTTGGTGGTTGTGATGAAACCCCAAATTGTAAAAGAACAAAGGAGGAGAAGATCTTGGCGTGA